DNA sequence from the Cohnella herbarum genome:
CGCTTGCGATTCCGAACCGTCAACCGTTTAACGGAAAAGCGGTACTTTCGATTTATCCGGAAGACATTCGAATTTCGACGGAACGGACGGAGACCGGGATCCCTTGCATCGTAGACTCCGTTCTCCCCGCAGGTTCGGAAACGCTGATCCAAATGTCGGCGGAAGGAAATATAAGCCTTCTAGCCAAGATGATCGGCGAGATTGATCTGGAGATCGGCAAACCGGTATGGATCGCCTTCCCCCTCGAGAAAGTGAACGTATACGACAAAGAAACCGGAAAACTGGTTGCTCGATCGTTATCGAGCTGAAGGGGAGAACGCCGTGTGGTCTTTCGCCAGCGATAGCGTATGGCACATCTCTTATCCGGAATTGATCCTTAGAATGGTTTTAGCTACCGTGTTCGGCGGCATGGTGGGCATCGAGAGGGAATGGAGCAATCATGCCGCCGGATTCCGTACTCATATTCTCGTTTGTTTAGGGTCGGCTACGATCATGCTATTGTCCGTATACGGGTTCTCCGATTTCGTCGACGAGCCCCAAGTCCGAGTGGACCCCGCGCGGTTAGCGGCTCAAGTCATAAGCGGCATAGGCTTTCTAGGCGCTGGAGCCATTTTGAGGAACGGCAACATGATTAAAGGCTTAACGACGGCGGCTTCGGTGTGGGTCGTGGCGGCAATCGGATTATGCGTTGGAGCCGGCTTTTATACGGGAGCGGGAATTTGCACCTTTCTCGTCTTGATCAGCTTGTACTTGCTTAATCGGTGGGAGAAGCATCTGTTACGGCACCGGCGGGTCCAGGAAGTGGAGCTCGTCATCAAGGACGACCCCGGCGTATTGGCGGAGATCGCGAGCGCTTTCGGAGAACAAGGTATTCAAATTGCTAATTTGAGGATGAATCCCGCGGAAGATCATCCCGCGGAAAGATATATGCAGCTTATTTTCAGTCTTAAGCTTCAGAATCCGGAGCGGTTCATCGTCGCTTTGGAGCGCATTTCGCTGCTTGAGAAGGTGATTTCCCTGGAAACGGGCAATATGGACGCGGGGAAGAGCCGAGGAGCCAAATCCGGTTCGGTATCCATGTGAAGGAAAGGGGGGGCGATATGAACAAAAGAACATTGTTGATTACCGATTTGGATGGAACTTTATTGACGCGAGACCAACGGATCAGCCCGGAAAACGAAGCCGCGATAAAGTTGTTCCAACGGCGGGGAGGATTGTTCACCTTCGCCACGGGCAGAACGGAAGCCGCGGTCGACCGGTTCGTTCGTCAGCTGCAGCTCGACATTCCCATGATTTTATATAACGGGGCGAGAATCACCGATCCTCGAACAGGCGAAGTATTATATGAAGAAAAGCTCTCCCTGCCGTTGAATCTGTGGGAGGAATTGCTAGTTGCCGCTCGATCCGGCGTTGCGTTGCTCCTCTATCGGGACGGGAATGTGTATGCGCCGGAACGCAACGCGAGATTGGAGAAACACGAGCGCAAGGACGGCGTAACCTGCAAGCCGTTTCAGGCCGGTTTCGTCCAAGAGCCCTTTAACAAAATTTTGCTCATCGCGGATCGAACGGACAGTTTGCTCGATCTGGAGAGGAAGATAAGGGATTGCGGCATCGATTGCGAGATGGTCTATTCCGAATCCGATTATTTGGAAATTTTGCCTTCGAACGTCTCTAAAGGAACCGCGTTAGGCCAATTGTTGAGGCTTCTGGAGTTCGATGACGTGTACACCGTGGCTGTTGGAGATAATCTGAACGATCTCACGATGCTAATGCGCGCCGATTTGGGAGTGGCCGTCGAGAATGCCCATCCGGATCTCAAGCAAGTGGCGAAATCCATCGGCGGCCACCACGAGCGGCATGCGATTTCCCTGATCGTGAACGAGTTGTTGAAGCCCACGAACAAGACGGGAGTGATTGAAATGAATTGGCTGGAAGAAGCGAAGAGAATTGCTATGGAAGCCGGAACGATGATCAAATCAAGAGTCGGAAGCGGATTTTTGGCCGAAGAGAAAAGCTCGAGCTTCGACGTGGTCACCGAGGTCGATCGGGCATCGGAGAAGTTAATCCGCGATCGAATTCGGGAAATTGCGCCGGACCATACTTTCCTTGGCGAAGAGGAGTCGTTCGACAATGCCCAATCCTTCTCCGAACGATTGGATAGCGCCGAGACTGAACCTAACTTATGGATCGTCGATCCTATCGATGGAACGAGCAATTTCGTTCAAGGCATCTCCGGATTTACGGTATCGATCGCCATGGCCTCTTACGGAGAAATCATACTTGGGGTCGTGTACGACCCGATGAAGGATGAAATGTTCTATGCGGAGAAAGGGAAAGGGGCATTCATGAACGGGATTCCGCTGCGGGTAGCCTTAACTTCTCGCTTGGATCAAAGCGTAGTAGGAACGGGGTTTCCATCCAAGACCGAAGCCCGGGAGAAAGTGATGGCCGGTCTGCTGGAAGTAGGCAAACGATGTCGGACGATCCGTGCACTCGGGTCGGCCGCTTGCCAGATGTCCTACGTGGCGGCGGGCAGGCTTACCGCGTTCTGGGAAAACGGCCTTAACGTATGGGACGTAGCTGCCGGGGTCGTGCTCATTCGCGAAGCCGGAGGCCAAGTGTCAGACACGAGAGGCGCTCCGTTCAGCTTAAAAACGAAGGATATGTTCGGCAGCAACGGGAACATCCATGCGAAAATGTTGGCCTGCTTAAAATAAATAGAGGCTAAGATCGCATATATTTCCCTAAGAGGGGTTAGGTGTCAATATGGCAAACGGGAAGATTCCCTTTTGGTTTCTACCGTCCGTCCGTTTGATGAACCGGTTGAATTTCTTGAAGAAATTCATGCTCGTCGCACTTATATTTACCATTCCGATCGTGTTCTCCTCGTGGATGTTTCTGTCCGATCTGCAGGACAGAATGGCGTTCACCTCCCGGGAGCAAAGGGGCATCGAACCGATTATCCGGCTCTCTTCATTGCAACTGGAGTTGGATAAGCATCGGGAATATGCGCTTCTGTACGGAAGCGGATTGAGCGATTATAGAGAGCGGATGAACGAGCAGGAGATGATCGTTAACGAAGAGATAGAGAGAATCGCATGGATCGACAATTACGCTCCAAGCTTCGGAGCGGAAGATAAGTGGAGAGATTTTAATAACCATTGGTATTTCACCAAGCAACAAGTCCGCAAAGATGACTATAAAACCATTGCCGGCTTACATGTCCGCTTAGTGGAGGATATCCAAGCTTTGCGGCAACGGATTGCCGCGACTTCAAGGCTGAACCTTGATCCTCAAACGAGGGTTTCCTCTCTTTGGATGATGGCGACCCAGCTGTCAGACCAGAACGCCGGCACGGCAATTCTATCTTCCGTAGGACTTCAAGTTTCGATCCTCGGAAATCTATCGGAAACGAATAGGGAACTATTGAAGGATGAAATGGATAATCGGCGGTTGACGCTGCTCAAAGAGTATATGGACAAACTAGTCGGATCGAAGGTAAGCGTTCGTTTGGAGTCCGCGTCGCAGAAGCAGCAGACGTCCGTCGCGAAGCTGATGGATACGGTGAATTACCGATTGCTTACGGAATTGAGCGCGGAACCGGCAGAGTACGAACGGTTAGCCGCGCAAGCCGTAGAAGCGAATGCGGAATTGTATCGCCAAGTGCTGGCGGAGCTTAAAGAAACAATCCGAGAAAAGCTGGACGGGGAACAGCGGGAACGGAATGTTTTGTTGGCCGTCATCGCCTTTTTCATCTTGCTTGACGCGTATTTGTTCTGGGGGTTGTATTTGGCTATCCGTAAAACGGTTTCCGGTCTGGCCATTCATTCCCAGAAGCTCTCTTCCGGCGACTTAACCGTCAGGGCGCCTCTCGAAGCGAAAGACGAGCTCAGATCGATATCCGAAATGTTCAACGAAATGTCCGCGACTTTCGGAATGATGATCGCCTCGCACTTGAAGGCCGCTCAGGAAATATCGTCGTCGTCGCTGAGACTGGAGCTGAGCGCGACCGAATCCGCCGAAAGGTCAAGCCGGATCTCCACGGCATTCGCTTCGATCGCGGATGGGGCTATTCGGCAGCGGGACGGAGCATCGTCCTCTTTCGAGCAAATGTTAGCGATGTCTAATGGCCTGGGACATATTTCGGACAATATGAGCTTGGCCGCCGAAGCGGCTGCCCATGCTTCGGAAGAAGCCGATGCTGGCGTCCATTCGATTCAAGCCGTCATCGGACAGATGGACGCGATCAGCCAATCGGTGACAGAGCTCTCGAACATGATCGACTTGTTGAAAGAACAATCCGGGTCGATCGGAACGATCGTCGGGGAGATCAGGGACATTGCGGATAGGACGGACTTACTCGCGTTGAACGCCGCGATCGAGGCCGCGAGAGCCGGAGAGCAAGGCAAGGGATTCGCCGTCGTAGCAAGCGAAGTTAGAAAACTGTCCGAACAATCTTCTCGGGCGACCGAACGAATAAAGGCGAGAGTAAGGGCAATACAATTTTCCGTTAACGAAGCGTCCGACCGGATGAAGCAAGGAGTAGAAGAAGTCCGCGAAGGAATGAATAAGGCGGATCGAACCGGACTGCAATTTCGGAACATTCGAAATTCGGTTAATCGTATGGCCGCCAACATTCAAGAGATTTCCGCAACTTGCGAACAATCCGCGGCCAGCTCGGAACAGGTGTCGGATGCGCTTAGAGAAGTGCTGGCAATCGCTCAAGCGACGGGTACCCAAGCAGAGCTCGTATCGGAATCTTCCGAACAACAATATCGATCGGTCGAACAAAACTTAGCCTTTTCCCAAAATTTGAACAAGCTTGCCCGGCAGTTGACAACTTCGATGGATAAATTTCTGCTGGACGAGAGTTTGCTTGCACAAGTCAGGAAGTGATGAAAATTGAGGTCTCCTCGGTTAGTATTCGATTTCTTGAAAGCGAAATGGTACGTCTACGCTTCGGGAATGGCGTTCACTGCCGCTGCTAACGTCGTATACGCCCAATTCCCCAAG
Encoded proteins:
- a CDS encoding MgtC/SapB family protein, which produces MWSFASDSVWHISYPELILRMVLATVFGGMVGIEREWSNHAAGFRTHILVCLGSATIMLLSVYGFSDFVDEPQVRVDPARLAAQVISGIGFLGAGAILRNGNMIKGLTTAASVWVVAAIGLCVGAGFYTGAGICTFLVLISLYLLNRWEKHLLRHRRVQEVELVIKDDPGVLAEIASAFGEQGIQIANLRMNPAEDHPAERYMQLIFSLKLQNPERFIVALERISLLEKVISLETGNMDAGKSRGAKSGSVSM
- a CDS encoding inositol monophosphatase family protein, with product MNKRTLLITDLDGTLLTRDQRISPENEAAIKLFQRRGGLFTFATGRTEAAVDRFVRQLQLDIPMILYNGARITDPRTGEVLYEEKLSLPLNLWEELLVAARSGVALLLYRDGNVYAPERNARLEKHERKDGVTCKPFQAGFVQEPFNKILLIADRTDSLLDLERKIRDCGIDCEMVYSESDYLEILPSNVSKGTALGQLLRLLEFDDVYTVAVGDNLNDLTMLMRADLGVAVENAHPDLKQVAKSIGGHHERHAISLIVNELLKPTNKTGVIEMNWLEEAKRIAMEAGTMIKSRVGSGFLAEEKSSSFDVVTEVDRASEKLIRDRIREIAPDHTFLGEEESFDNAQSFSERLDSAETEPNLWIVDPIDGTSNFVQGISGFTVSIAMASYGEIILGVVYDPMKDEMFYAEKGKGAFMNGIPLRVALTSRLDQSVVGTGFPSKTEAREKVMAGLLEVGKRCRTIRALGSAACQMSYVAAGRLTAFWENGLNVWDVAAGVVLIREAGGQVSDTRGAPFSLKTKDMFGSNGNIHAKMLACLK
- a CDS encoding methyl-accepting chemotaxis protein yields the protein MANGKIPFWFLPSVRLMNRLNFLKKFMLVALIFTIPIVFSSWMFLSDLQDRMAFTSREQRGIEPIIRLSSLQLELDKHREYALLYGSGLSDYRERMNEQEMIVNEEIERIAWIDNYAPSFGAEDKWRDFNNHWYFTKQQVRKDDYKTIAGLHVRLVEDIQALRQRIAATSRLNLDPQTRVSSLWMMATQLSDQNAGTAILSSVGLQVSILGNLSETNRELLKDEMDNRRLTLLKEYMDKLVGSKVSVRLESASQKQQTSVAKLMDTVNYRLLTELSAEPAEYERLAAQAVEANAELYRQVLAELKETIREKLDGEQRERNVLLAVIAFFILLDAYLFWGLYLAIRKTVSGLAIHSQKLSSGDLTVRAPLEAKDELRSISEMFNEMSATFGMMIASHLKAAQEISSSSLRLELSATESAERSSRISTAFASIADGAIRQRDGASSSFEQMLAMSNGLGHISDNMSLAAEAAAHASEEADAGVHSIQAVIGQMDAISQSVTELSNMIDLLKEQSGSIGTIVGEIRDIADRTDLLALNAAIEAARAGEQGKGFAVVASEVRKLSEQSSRATERIKARVRAIQFSVNEASDRMKQGVEEVREGMNKADRTGLQFRNIRNSVNRMAANIQEISATCEQSAASSEQVSDALREVLAIAQATGTQAELVSESSEQQYRSVEQNLAFSQNLNKLARQLTTSMDKFLLDESLLAQVRK